A single Drosophila miranda strain MSH22 chromosome XR, D.miranda_PacBio2.1, whole genome shotgun sequence DNA region contains:
- the LOC108151847 gene encoding proton-coupled amino acid transporter-like protein pathetic isoform X2, which produces MRMGDQEPTSVELRYHIQPRKADNEQALGNNEFDPFAHRDNEHPTSDNETLTHLLKASLGTGILGMPIAFMYSGIIMGIFATIFTAFVCTHCSYVLVKCGHKLYYKTRRTKMTFAEIAESAFQKGPKWSRGFAPVAKFSILFGLFLTYFGTCSVYTVIVAKNFEQLIEHWTGTEVSSRLLICSLLVPLILIAWVPNLKYLAPVSMVANVFMGLGLGITFYYLTQDLPPLESRNYLVLGTLPSFFSITIFAMEAIGVVMPLENNMKTPQNFLGLCGVLSQGMSGVTLIYMLLGFLGYLRYGEDTQQSITLNLPVHEWPAQAVKVLIALAVYCTFGLQFYVCLEIVWDGIKEKCTKRPILVNYVLRTVLVTAAVVLAISVPTIAPFMGLIGAFCFSILGLIFPVLIELVLHWDTGFGKYNWILWKNIVICICGIGALVFGSLAAIRDIVEVYTAVAPQ; this is translated from the exons atgAGAATGGGCGATCAAGAACCCACGAGTGTGGAGCTGAG ATACCATATACAACCACGCAAGGCGGACAACGAGCAGGCCCTGGGCAACAATGAGTTTGATCCGTTTGCACACCGCGACAATGAGCATCCCACGAGCGATAATGAAACGCTCACGCATTTGCTTAAGGCCTCCCTGGGCACTGGCATCCTGGGCATGCCCATAGCCTTCATGTACTCTGGCATTATCATGGGCATCTTTGCCACCATCTTCACCGCCTTTGTGTGCACGCACTGCAGTTATGTGCTG GTGAAATGCGGCCACAAACTGTACTACAAGACACGTCGCACCAAGATGACATTTGCCGAAATTGCCGAGTCTGCATTCCAGAAGGGCCCCAAGTGGAGCCGGGGTTTTGCCCCCGTGGCCAAGTTCTCGATATTGTTTGGCCTGTTCCTCACGTACTTCGGCACCTGTTCGGTGTACACCGTGATTGTGGCTAAGAATTTCGAACAGTTGATCGAGCACTGGACGGGAACGGAAGTGTCCTCGCGTCTGCTCATCTGCTCCCTGTTGGTGCCACTGATCCTGATTGCATGGGTGCCGAATCTCAAGTACCTGGCCCCCGTCTCGATGGTGGCCAATGTGTTCATGGGCCTGGGACTGGGCATTACCTTCTACTATCTGACGCAGGATCTGCCCCCGTTGGAGTCGCGTAATTATTTGGTGCTGGGCACCTTGCCGTCCTTCTTCTCCATCACCATCTTTGCGATGGAGGCCATCGGAGTGGTGATGCCGCTGGAGAACAACATGAAGACGCCACAGAACTTCCTCGGCCTCTGCGGAGTGCTCAGCCAGGGCATGTCCGGCGTGACACTCATCTACATGCTTTTGGGTTTCCTTGGCTATCTGCGGTACGGCGAGGACACGCAGCAGAGCATCACCTTGAATCTGCCCGTCCACGAGTGGCCCGCCCAGGCGGTGAAGGTCCTGATTGCCTTGGCCGTTTACTGCACATTCGGACTGCAGTTCTATGTGTGCCTGGAGATCGTCTGGGATGGCATCAAGGAGAAGTGCACCAAGCGTCCAATTCTGGTCAACTATGTGCTGCGCACTGTCCTGGTGACGGCTGCCGTTGTCCTGGCCATTTCTGTGCCCACAATCGCACCCTTCATGGGTCTTATCGGGGCCTTCTGCTTCTCCATTCTGGGTCTGATATTCCCC GTGCTCATTGAGCTGGTCCTCCATTGGGACACTGGATTCGGTAAATACAACTGGATTCTGTGGAAGAACATTGTCATCTGCATCTGCGGCATTGGCGCACTTGTCTTTGGCTCCCTTGCCGCTATCCGAGATATTGTTGAAGTCTACACCGCAGTGGCACCGCAATAA
- the LOC108151847 gene encoding proton-coupled amino acid transporter-like protein pathetic isoform X1: MVNIVDGGAKHAPQEMEQFLPGEGGKTYHIQPRKADNEQALGNNEFDPFAHRDNEHPTSDNETLTHLLKASLGTGILGMPIAFMYSGIIMGIFATIFTAFVCTHCSYVLVKCGHKLYYKTRRTKMTFAEIAESAFQKGPKWSRGFAPVAKFSILFGLFLTYFGTCSVYTVIVAKNFEQLIEHWTGTEVSSRLLICSLLVPLILIAWVPNLKYLAPVSMVANVFMGLGLGITFYYLTQDLPPLESRNYLVLGTLPSFFSITIFAMEAIGVVMPLENNMKTPQNFLGLCGVLSQGMSGVTLIYMLLGFLGYLRYGEDTQQSITLNLPVHEWPAQAVKVLIALAVYCTFGLQFYVCLEIVWDGIKEKCTKRPILVNYVLRTVLVTAAVVLAISVPTIAPFMGLIGAFCFSILGLIFPVLIELVLHWDTGFGKYNWILWKNIVICICGIGALVFGSLAAIRDIVEVYTAVAPQ, translated from the exons ATGGTGAACATTGTG GATGGCGGCGCCAAGCATGCGCCCCAGGAAATGGAGCAGTTCCTGCCGGGCGAAGGAGGAAAAAC ATACCATATACAACCACGCAAGGCGGACAACGAGCAGGCCCTGGGCAACAATGAGTTTGATCCGTTTGCACACCGCGACAATGAGCATCCCACGAGCGATAATGAAACGCTCACGCATTTGCTTAAGGCCTCCCTGGGCACTGGCATCCTGGGCATGCCCATAGCCTTCATGTACTCTGGCATTATCATGGGCATCTTTGCCACCATCTTCACCGCCTTTGTGTGCACGCACTGCAGTTATGTGCTG GTGAAATGCGGCCACAAACTGTACTACAAGACACGTCGCACCAAGATGACATTTGCCGAAATTGCCGAGTCTGCATTCCAGAAGGGCCCCAAGTGGAGCCGGGGTTTTGCCCCCGTGGCCAAGTTCTCGATATTGTTTGGCCTGTTCCTCACGTACTTCGGCACCTGTTCGGTGTACACCGTGATTGTGGCTAAGAATTTCGAACAGTTGATCGAGCACTGGACGGGAACGGAAGTGTCCTCGCGTCTGCTCATCTGCTCCCTGTTGGTGCCACTGATCCTGATTGCATGGGTGCCGAATCTCAAGTACCTGGCCCCCGTCTCGATGGTGGCCAATGTGTTCATGGGCCTGGGACTGGGCATTACCTTCTACTATCTGACGCAGGATCTGCCCCCGTTGGAGTCGCGTAATTATTTGGTGCTGGGCACCTTGCCGTCCTTCTTCTCCATCACCATCTTTGCGATGGAGGCCATCGGAGTGGTGATGCCGCTGGAGAACAACATGAAGACGCCACAGAACTTCCTCGGCCTCTGCGGAGTGCTCAGCCAGGGCATGTCCGGCGTGACACTCATCTACATGCTTTTGGGTTTCCTTGGCTATCTGCGGTACGGCGAGGACACGCAGCAGAGCATCACCTTGAATCTGCCCGTCCACGAGTGGCCCGCCCAGGCGGTGAAGGTCCTGATTGCCTTGGCCGTTTACTGCACATTCGGACTGCAGTTCTATGTGTGCCTGGAGATCGTCTGGGATGGCATCAAGGAGAAGTGCACCAAGCGTCCAATTCTGGTCAACTATGTGCTGCGCACTGTCCTGGTGACGGCTGCCGTTGTCCTGGCCATTTCTGTGCCCACAATCGCACCCTTCATGGGTCTTATCGGGGCCTTCTGCTTCTCCATTCTGGGTCTGATATTCCCC GTGCTCATTGAGCTGGTCCTCCATTGGGACACTGGATTCGGTAAATACAACTGGATTCTGTGGAAGAACATTGTCATCTGCATCTGCGGCATTGGCGCACTTGTCTTTGGCTCCCTTGCCGCTATCCGAGATATTGTTGAAGTCTACACCGCAGTGGCACCGCAATAA
- the LOC108151849 gene encoding 40S ribosomal protein S9, with protein sequence MVNGRIPSVFSKTYVTPRRPYEKARLDQELKIIGEYGLRNKREVWRVKYALAKIRKAARELLTLDEKDEKRLFQGNALLRRLVRIGVLDESRMKLDYVLGLKIEDFLERRLQTQVFKLGLAKSIHHARVLIRQRHIRVRKQVVNIPSFVVRLDSQKHIDFSLKSPFGGGRPGRVKRKNLKKNLGGGAVAPEEDED encoded by the exons ATGGTAAACGGCCGCATACCATCGGTCTTCTCGAAGACCTATGTGACTCCCCGTCGCCCCTATGAAAAGGCGCGTCTGGATCAGGAGTTGAAGATCATTGGCGAATATGGTCTTCGCAACAAGCGTGAGGTGTGGCGCGTCAAGTACGCTCTGGCCAAGATCCGTAAGGCTGCCCGTGAGCTGCTGACCCTCGATGAGAAGGACGAGAAGCGTCTTTTCCAGG GCAATGCCCTTCTGCGTCGTCTGGTGCGCATTGGTGTCTTGGACGAATCTCGCATGAAGCTCGATTACGTGCTAGGCCTGAAGATTGAAGATTTCTTGGAGCGTCGTCTGCAGACCCAGGTCTTCAAGCTTGGATTGGCCAAGTCCATCCATCATGCCCGTGTGCTGATCCGCCAGCGTCACATTCG TGTGCGCAAGCAAGTTGTCAACATCCCATCGTTCGTTGTGCGCCTGGACTCCCAGAAGCACATCGACTTCTCTCTGAAGTCGCCCTTCGGTGGCGGCCGTCCTGGTCGCGTCAAGCGCAAGAACCTGAAGAAGAACCTGGGTGGTGGTGCTGTTGCTCCCGAAGAGGATGAGGACTAA
- the LOC108151848 gene encoding leucine-rich repeat-containing protein 59 — protein MPKTGEKVKVSVKDRVQEDHCDLSLSELSEIPVKEIASFKRVTVLDVSSNRLTNLGRHFPILTQLVRLDLSKNQIRYLPEDFGLLVNLRHLDLYNNCLEHLPMSFSQLRRLRYLDLKTNPLIPAWVKIVGPCSTMKECQEAAKNCVSVCANLKPEIERDRLAQVSQEREQSADKMSAGGDGSTSSLANGAGAGAKKSTKPNNKKAKLKKLAEAAEKDLTFKPVNAVGAGNGAKSASQKINQKKKSTNSTSWLNMLQKVALSTLVTFMVLVVINILLIYMLMFKNPEISEKLVEYIPHQYRDWIVTKTDLFRLRVTDWISEFRTPPEEH, from the exons ATGCCGAAAACCGGCGAAAAGGTAAAAGTAAGCGTGAAGGATCGTGTTCAGGAGGACCACTGCGACCTGAGTCTCTCGGAGCTGAGCGAAATACCGGTCAAAGAAATT gCTTCGTTCAAGCGAGTCACCGTTTTGGATGTGTCCAGCAACCGCTTGACTAACCTGGGA CGCCACTTCCCCATACTCACTCAGCTGGTAAGGCTCGATCTAAGCAAGAACCAAATACGCTATCTGCCCGAAGATTTCGGATTGCTGGTGAATTTGCGCCATCTGGACCTCTACAACAATTGCCTGGAGCACTTGCCAATGAGCTTTTCCCAACTTCGTCGACTGCGATATTTGGACCTGAAGACCAATCCGTTAATACCCGCCTGGGTGAAGATTGTGGGTCCGTGCTCCACGATGAAGGAGTGCCAAGAGGCGGCCAAGAACTGT GTCAGCGTCTGCGCCAACTTGAAGCCCGAAATCGAACGCGACCGTCTGGCCCAGGTCTCCCAAGAGCGTGAACAGAGTGCTGACAAAatgtctgccggaggggatgGGTCCACCAGTTCCTTGGCCAATGGCGCCGGAGCAGGGGCCAAGAAGTCGACCAAACCAAATAACAAGAAAGCAAAATTGAAGAAATTGGCCGAAGCCGCGGAGAAAGACTTAACATTCAAGCCAGTAAATGCTGTGGGAGCAGGGAATGGGGCAAAATCTGCCAGTCAGAAGATCAATCAAAAGAAGAAATCGACCAACAGCACCTCCTGGCTAAATATGCTCCAAAAGGTTGCCCTGTCCACACTGGTTACCTTCATGGTGCTCGTTGTTATCAATATACTCCTCATCTACATGCTTATGTTCAAGAATCCGGAGATATCTGAAAAACTGGTGGAGTATATACCGCACCAGTATCGGGACTGGATAGTGACCAAGACGGATCTCTTTCGTTTACGTGTCACCGACTGGATCTCCGAGTTCCGCACCCCACCGGAGGAGCACTGA